The Populus trichocarpa isolate Nisqually-1 chromosome 2, P.trichocarpa_v4.1, whole genome shotgun sequence genome has a window encoding:
- the LOC7461825 gene encoding uncharacterized protein LOC7461825: MAVAFTNLSWWLWSGKHQEPRISNGSSLNARPDSDLWESSDTLKFPLVQTNVASSSRRVKRKWHSREERKIDREYDVVLVPSDGGCVSGSESDDSDYSIGWLEPHGPEFQSDDDTDNSFAVLVPCYGRVQDNAFEDKKNNLFGAIVNIPDESKKYMEQWLSSVQNI; encoded by the exons atggCTGTGGCATTTACCAATCTTTCATGGTGGTTATGGAGTGGAAAGCATCAGGAACCCAGAATTTCAAATGGGTCTTCTTTAAACGCAAGACCTGACTCAGATTTGTGGGAATCGTCGGATACTCTGAAATTTCCTTTGGTTCAGACTAATGTGGCATCCTCCTCTAGAAGGGTTAAGAGAAAATGGCACAGCCGGGAAGAGCGGAAAATTGATAGGGAATATGATGTTGTTCTTGTGCCATCTGATGGTGGCTGTGTTTCAGGGTCAGAGTCTGATGATTCGGATTATTCCATTGGGTGGTTAGAGCCTCATGGACCTGAATTTCAGAGTGATGATGATACGGACAACAGTTTTGCTGTGCTGGTCCCATGTTATGGCCGTGTTCAAGATAATGCATTTGAGGATAAAAAGAACAATCTGTTTGGTGCTATTGTTAACATTCCAGATG AGAGCAAGAAATACATGGAACAGTGGCTTTCTTCCGTCCAGAACATCTGA
- the LOC7467204 gene encoding protein NETWORKED 2A: MLQRAASNAYSWWWASHIRTKHSKWLEENLQDMEEKVNNMLKIIENSGDTFAQRAEMYYRRRPELINHVEDSYRAYRALAERFDHLSKELQSANRTIATVFPEQVQFAMDDDDFEESDPTIFESDDPNEAHKVSKANIPKVPSMPKKDFRNQTMLLSRKGQQLNRTASSAKANVPPSSGLSREEAAEKTDKLQKEILALQTEKEFVQSVSERCQAKCGGIENQITEMQVTISGLQDEFGISNVIDDNEARTLMAATALKSCKDTLVKLQEKRELSAEEAKVENRRIKEVQQKYVALKGEFLSDQSDLLEPADEQEAESEDIDPNDTNLLREKIKGELEADLKSSHTVMQLAERIDELVEKVVNLETAVSSQDALVNRLKSDSDGLQTHIKTLEEDKATLMENSEKMSNKLRELEEEFRRVKCLNENIKDQNKNLLTRLTEASCAIDHLSVKLQTVKPDKEVEKEESIQESGAAVDVKAGRGVEEQEEHLASFNDAFVSKAMEMEKEGRKDDVPAVNSSIKAEESGPNQKLTAITDDHVPTHDQRDLHEEENDLAARLEELGIDEEDQPNWRQLLASGSDDREKLLLEEYTLVLRNYTEVRKKLGDVEKKNRDGFFELALQIRELKNALALRDEEIQSLREMSSHQQNLNENNDGDSTKYKYSHAEGSPDLMTQAASFLDSNLSSLSSPPRPVFDSEHEHHVEARGRIGELAVSGGNRRYSAKEVSNVIKMKRADSPHVPSAVEEKIRSDIDGLLEENLEFWLRFSTTLHQIRKFQTSVHDLKVELSKVRDKTRREGNDKSQYIISETRPIFTHLREIQTELTLWLENNSVMKDEIHARYASLCNIQDELLRVSNPRSKEEEAELSEYQAAKFQGEILNMKQESNKVADELQTGLDRVRGLKVEVERLLTKLDEELGISASKNRSSSHKARIPLRSFLFGVKLKKLKGQKQSIFSCASPALQKQYSMFEDGKPPQHH; the protein is encoded by the exons ATGCTGCAGAGAGCAGCAAGCAATGCATATTCATGGTGGTGGGCAAGCCACATCAGGACAAAACATTCAAAATGGCTGGAAGAAAACCTCCAAG ATATGGAGGAAAAGGTTAATAACATGctcaaaatcattgaaaattcGGGGGACACCTTCGCTCAAAGAGCTGAGATGTACTACAGAAGGAGGCCAGAACTTATAAACCATGTGGAAGACTCTTACCGGGCATATCGAGCATTGGCAGAGAGATTCGATCATCTGTCAAAAGAGCTGCAAAGTGCCAACCGCACCATTGCCACTGTCTTCCCAGAACAAGTTCAGTTTGCcatggatgatgatgattttgaagaaaGTGACCCCACAATATTCGAATCTGATGATCCCAACGAAGCACACAAGGTCTCTAAAGCAAATATTCCAAAGGTACCCAGCATGCCAAAGAAAGATTTCAGAAACCAAACAATGTTATTGTCCAGAAAGGGACAGCAGCTAAATAGAACTGCTAGCTCTGCTAAAGCCAATGTGCCTCCAAGTTCAGGCCTTAGCCGAGAAGAGGCTGCAGAGAAAACTGATAAGCTTCAGAAAGAAATTTTGGCACTACAAACGGAGAAGGAGTTTGTACAAAGCGTATCTGAACGATGCCAAGCTAAGTGCGGGGGAATTGAAAATCAGATAACTGAAATGCAAGTGACAATCAGCGGCTTACAAGATGAGTTCGGTATCAGCAATGTTATTGATGATAATGAAGCCCGAACTTTGATGGCTGCCACTGCTCTAAAATCATGCAAGGATACTTTGGTTAAGTTGCAAGAGAAACGGGAGCTATCAGCTGAAGAGGCTAAGGTAGAGAACCGAAGGATTAAGGAAGTCCAGCAGAAGTACGTAGCCCTTAAAGGTGAGTTTCTTTCTGACCAATCAGATCTGCTGGAGCCTGCTGATGAACAGGAGGCTGAATCAGAAGATATAGATCCAAATGATACGAATTTGTTGCGAGAGAAGATTAAAGGTGAGCTGGAAGCAGATTTAAAATCATCCCACACCGTGATGCAACTGGCCGAGAGAATTGATGAACTAGTTGAGAAGGTTGTGAATTTGGAAACTGCAGTCTCTTCTCAAGATGCTCTGGTAAACAGACTAAAATCTGATTCAGATGGGCTCCAGACACACATCAAGACTCTAGAAGAGGATAAGGCGACTCTGATGGAAAATTCAGAGAAAATGAGCAACAAGCTAAGAGAGTTGGAAGAGGAGTTTCGTAGAGTGAAATGCCTCAACGAAAACATCaaagatcaaaacaaaaaccttcTAACACGTTTAACTGAAGCAAGTTGTGCCATTGATCATTTGTCAGTGAAGTTACAAACAGTGAAACCAGACAAGGAAGTTGAGAAAGAAGAATCAATCCAAGAATCAGGAGCTGCTGTTGATGTCAAAGCAGGCAGGGGGGtcgaagaacaagaagaacatCTGGCTTCTTTCAATGATGCATTTGTATCGAAGGCCAtggaaatggaaaaggaagggAGGAAAGATGATGTTCCTGCTGTCAATAGTTCTATCAAAGCAGAGGAATCTGGACCAAACCAAAAGCTCACTGCCATAACTGATGATCATGTCCCAACACATGATCAGCGAGATTTGCATGAGGAAGAAAATGATCTTGCTGCTCGGCTAGAGGAACTGGGAATAGATGAAGAGGATCAACCCAACTGGAGGCAGTTGTTGGCGAGTGGGTCAGATGACAGGGAAAAGCTTCTGCTGGAAGAGTATACTTTGGTCCTCCGGAATTATACTGAAGTAAGAAAGAAGCTCGGTGACGTTGAGAAGAAAAATCGGGACGGTTTCTTTGAATTGGCATTGCAGATTAGGGAATTAAAGAATGCTCTTGCCCTGAGGGATGAAGAGATCCAATCTTTGCGTGAAATGAGCTCTCACCAACAAAATctcaatgaaaataatgatggTGATTCGACAAAATATAAGTACTCACATGCAGAAGGTTCTCCCGACCTTATGACACAAGCAGCTAGCTTCCTGGATTCAAATCTTTCATCTCTAAGTTCACCTCCGCGGCCAGTTTTTGACTCAGAGCACGAACATCATGTAGAAGCCAGAGGAAGAATTGGTGAATTAGCTGTATCTGGAGGTAATAGAAGGTACTCTGCGAAAGAGGTTAGCAATGTGATCAAGATGAAACGTGCAGATTCACCCCATGTTCCTTCAGCTGTAGAAGAAAAGATCCGTTCAGATATTGATGGACTGCTGGAGGAAAATCTGGAGTTCTGGTTGAGGTTTAGCACCACGTTGCATCAGATACGAAAGTTTCAAACTTCAGTCCATGACTTAAAGGTGGAGCTATCAAAAGTAAGAGATAAAACAAGGCGAGAAGGAAATGATAAGAGTCAATATATCATCTCAGAGACTCGGCCAATATTCACACATTTGAGAGAAATACAAACTGAACTAACATTATGGCTGGAGAACAATTCGgtaatgaaagatgaaattcaTGCTAGATATGCATCTTTATGCAATATTCAAGATGAGCTGTTGAGAGTTTCCAATCCACGTTCCAAAGAAGAAGAGGCTGAGCTAAGTGAATATCAAGCAGCTAAGTTTCAAGGTGAGATTCTCAACATGAAACAGGAAAGCAACAAGGTTGCAGATGAGCTGCAAACCGGTCTGGATCGTGTGAGAGGACTCAAGGTTGAAGTTGAAAGGTTACTCACAAAACTGGACGAGGAGCTCGGGATTTCAGCATCTAAAAATAGGAGTTCATCACACAAAGCTAGAATCCCCTTGCGCTCTTTCTTGTTTGGTGTCAAATTAAAGAAACTTAAGGGACAAAAGCAGTCAATCTTCTCATGCGCAAGCCCTGCACTGCAGAAACAATATAGTATGTTCGAGGATGGAAAACCCCCACAACACCACTGA
- the LOC7467205 gene encoding uncharacterized protein LOC7467205 isoform X1, whose amino-acid sequence MIEKSKKNKKGVISEEDVSTLLQRYTATTLLALLQEVAQFDGAKIDWNALVKKTSTGISNAREYQMLWRHLAYRHVLPEKFDDGAHPLDDDDSDLESELEAFPSVTSEASTEAAACVKVLIASGLPSDSTHPNNTTVEAPLTINIPNGRSLRATSENSQSDVMRGVNIRVPVSVQKLSLPAVMSCPASEVYDANGSGSGTFPPRRKRKPWSEAEDMELIAAVQKLGEGNWASIVRGEFKGDRTASQLSQRWAIIRKRHGNLNVGTVSSAPQLSETQRAARDAVKMALDPHPAAKSLIASSAGTTSTKTPNNCASPTITAEASPAQHQSQQRTMMTKSSSIWPVGPAAKSQVMLAKASEKSILSSDPVRAAAVAAGARIATQSDAASLLKAAQAKNAVHIMPTGSSSIKSSMTGGISTHLDVNPNTRFISSGMATAPTTTRPPASGPCPGLPKATSPPPQMKASSSTAQHTQSTPVTSFNAQSEQTNSVLAKATVLPPQMKASSMTTQNTLSTPITSSTPSEQTNAESSPKQGIVTIKDTKAFGSQEVANGQVQRDGAHVSSEHVQEVKAALTNQEAELKSQVAALESSNGSPKLIMNESGLVNVTGNQVDGSQNADDNKMTCSPIKEAENQSAVQENDENQSVSERQADLPSSVSNESCIKVDSISKTEASDGMMDG is encoded by the exons ATGATTGAGAAATCCAAGAAGAACAAAAAGGGAGTGATCAGTGAAGAAGATGTTTCCACTCTCTTACAAAG gTATACAGCGACGACACTCCTAGCGTTGCTGCAAGAAGTGGCTCAATTTGATGGAGCGAAAATTGATTGGAATGCGTTAGTTAAAAAGACCAGCACTGGAATTTCTAATGCAAGGGAGTATCAAATGCTATGGAGACATTTAGCATATCGACACGTTTTACCTGAGAAATTCGATGATGGAGCTCACCCTCTG gatgatgatgatagtgATTTAGAATCTGAACTGGAAGCTTTTCCTAGTGTTACTAGTGAAGCTTCGACCGAGGCTGCAGCTTGTGTTAAG GTATTAATAGCATCTGGTTTACCAAGTGATTCAACTCACCCAAACAACACAACAGTTGAGGCTCCCTTAACTATAAACATACCTAATGGCCGGTCGCTTAGAGCTACATCAGAAAATTCACAATCTGATGTGATGCGGGGGGTGAACATTAGAGTTCCAGTTTCTGTGCAGAAACTGTCCCTGCCTGCAGTGATGTCTTGTCCTGCTTCTGAAGTATATGATGCAAATGGATCAGGTAGTGGCACATTTCCTccaagaaggaaaaggaaacccTGGTCAGAAGCTGAGGACATGGAACTGATTGCTGCTGTGCAAAAATTGGGCGAGGGGAATTGGGCAAGCATTGTAAGAGGTGAATTCAAGGGTGATAGAACTGCTTCCCAGCTGTCTCAG AGGTGGGCCATTATTCGGAAGCGGCACGGGAACTTGAATGTGGGAACCGTTTCCAGTGCCCCTCAACTCTCTGAGACACAGCGTGCAGCACGCGATGCAGTGAAAATGGCCCTCGATCCTCATCCAGCAGCCAAAAGTTTAATTGCAAGTTCTG CTGGGACAACTTCTACCAAAACCCCCAATAATTGTGCCTCTCCTACCATCACTGCAGAAGCTTCTCCTGCCCAACATCAATCTCAACAACGTACCATGATGACAAAATCATCTTCAATATGGCCAGTGGGACCTGCAGCAAAATCTCAAGTAATGTTGGCAAAAGCATCAGAAAAATCTATTCTGAGTTCTGATCCTGTGAGAGCTGCTGCAGTTGCTGCTGGGGCTCGCATTGCTACCCAATCAGATGCTGCTTCACTGTTAAAGGCTGCTCAGGCAAAGAATGCTGTCCATATCATGCCCACAGGCAGTTCTTCAATCAAATCATCCATGACTGGTGGTATTTCTACGCACTTAGATGTCAATCCCAATACTCGATTTATCTCCAGTGGCATGGCAACTGCACCAACTACCACACGTCCACCTGCAAGTGGTCCATGCCCTGGTTTGCCCAAAGCTACTTCACCACCCCCTCAGATGAAAGCTTCTTCATCAACAGCTCAGCATACACAATCCACCCCTGTCACATCATTCAATGCGCAATCTGAACAGACTAATTCTGTTTTGGCCAAAGCCACTGTACTGCCACCTCAGATGAAAGCTTCTTCAATGACAACTCAGAATACACTATCCACCCCTATCACATCGAGTACGCCATCTGAACAAACTAATGCTGAAAGTTCGCCAAAGCAAGGCATTGTAACCATTAAGGATACAAAAGCTTTTGGGTCGCAAGAAGTGGCAAATGGCCAAGTTCAAAGGGATGGAGCTCATGTCTCAAGTGAGCATGTTCAAGAAGTTAAAGCAGCTTTGACAAACCAAGAAGCAGAGTTGAAAAGTCAAGTAGCTGCTTTGGAGAGTTCTAATGGTTCAccaaaattgataatgaatgaAAGTGGCCTGGTAAATGTCACTGGCAACCAGGTCGACGGAAGTCAAAATGCAGATGATAATAAGATGACTTGTTCACCTATCAAGGAAGCTGAAAATCAATCTGCAGTTCAGGAGAATGATGAGAATCAAAGTGTAAGTGAGAGGCAAGCAGATTTGCCAAGCTCAGTAAGCAATGAATCCTGCATAAAAGTGGATAGTATAAGCAAAACAGAAGCCAGCGATGGAATGATGGACGGATAG
- the LOC7467205 gene encoding uncharacterized protein LOC7467205 isoform X2, with translation MIEKSKKNKKGVISEEDVSTLLQRYTATTLLALLQEVAQFDGAKIDWNALVKKTSTGISNAREYQMLWRHLAYRHVLPEKFDDGAHPLDDDDSDLESELEAFPSVTSEASTEAAACVKVLIASGLPSDSTHPNNTTVEAPLTINIPNGRSLRATSENSQSDVMRGVNIRVPVSVQKLSLPAVMSCPASEVYDANGSGSGTFPPRRKRKPWSEAEDMELIAAVQKLGEGNWASIVRGEFKGDRTASQLSQRWAIIRKRHGNLNVGTVSSAPQLSETQRAARDAVKMALDPHPAAKSLIASSEASPAQHQSQQRTMMTKSSSIWPVGPAAKSQVMLAKASEKSILSSDPVRAAAVAAGARIATQSDAASLLKAAQAKNAVHIMPTGSSSIKSSMTGGISTHLDVNPNTRFISSGMATAPTTTRPPASGPCPGLPKATSPPPQMKASSSTAQHTQSTPVTSFNAQSEQTNSVLAKATVLPPQMKASSMTTQNTLSTPITSSTPSEQTNAESSPKQGIVTIKDTKAFGSQEVANGQVQRDGAHVSSEHVQEVKAALTNQEAELKSQVAALESSNGSPKLIMNESGLVNVTGNQVDGSQNADDNKMTCSPIKEAENQSAVQENDENQSVSERQADLPSSVSNESCIKVDSISKTEASDGMMDG, from the exons ATGATTGAGAAATCCAAGAAGAACAAAAAGGGAGTGATCAGTGAAGAAGATGTTTCCACTCTCTTACAAAG gTATACAGCGACGACACTCCTAGCGTTGCTGCAAGAAGTGGCTCAATTTGATGGAGCGAAAATTGATTGGAATGCGTTAGTTAAAAAGACCAGCACTGGAATTTCTAATGCAAGGGAGTATCAAATGCTATGGAGACATTTAGCATATCGACACGTTTTACCTGAGAAATTCGATGATGGAGCTCACCCTCTG gatgatgatgatagtgATTTAGAATCTGAACTGGAAGCTTTTCCTAGTGTTACTAGTGAAGCTTCGACCGAGGCTGCAGCTTGTGTTAAG GTATTAATAGCATCTGGTTTACCAAGTGATTCAACTCACCCAAACAACACAACAGTTGAGGCTCCCTTAACTATAAACATACCTAATGGCCGGTCGCTTAGAGCTACATCAGAAAATTCACAATCTGATGTGATGCGGGGGGTGAACATTAGAGTTCCAGTTTCTGTGCAGAAACTGTCCCTGCCTGCAGTGATGTCTTGTCCTGCTTCTGAAGTATATGATGCAAATGGATCAGGTAGTGGCACATTTCCTccaagaaggaaaaggaaacccTGGTCAGAAGCTGAGGACATGGAACTGATTGCTGCTGTGCAAAAATTGGGCGAGGGGAATTGGGCAAGCATTGTAAGAGGTGAATTCAAGGGTGATAGAACTGCTTCCCAGCTGTCTCAG AGGTGGGCCATTATTCGGAAGCGGCACGGGAACTTGAATGTGGGAACCGTTTCCAGTGCCCCTCAACTCTCTGAGACACAGCGTGCAGCACGCGATGCAGTGAAAATGGCCCTCGATCCTCATCCAGCAGCCAAAAGTTTAATTGCAAGTTCTG AAGCTTCTCCTGCCCAACATCAATCTCAACAACGTACCATGATGACAAAATCATCTTCAATATGGCCAGTGGGACCTGCAGCAAAATCTCAAGTAATGTTGGCAAAAGCATCAGAAAAATCTATTCTGAGTTCTGATCCTGTGAGAGCTGCTGCAGTTGCTGCTGGGGCTCGCATTGCTACCCAATCAGATGCTGCTTCACTGTTAAAGGCTGCTCAGGCAAAGAATGCTGTCCATATCATGCCCACAGGCAGTTCTTCAATCAAATCATCCATGACTGGTGGTATTTCTACGCACTTAGATGTCAATCCCAATACTCGATTTATCTCCAGTGGCATGGCAACTGCACCAACTACCACACGTCCACCTGCAAGTGGTCCATGCCCTGGTTTGCCCAAAGCTACTTCACCACCCCCTCAGATGAAAGCTTCTTCATCAACAGCTCAGCATACACAATCCACCCCTGTCACATCATTCAATGCGCAATCTGAACAGACTAATTCTGTTTTGGCCAAAGCCACTGTACTGCCACCTCAGATGAAAGCTTCTTCAATGACAACTCAGAATACACTATCCACCCCTATCACATCGAGTACGCCATCTGAACAAACTAATGCTGAAAGTTCGCCAAAGCAAGGCATTGTAACCATTAAGGATACAAAAGCTTTTGGGTCGCAAGAAGTGGCAAATGGCCAAGTTCAAAGGGATGGAGCTCATGTCTCAAGTGAGCATGTTCAAGAAGTTAAAGCAGCTTTGACAAACCAAGAAGCAGAGTTGAAAAGTCAAGTAGCTGCTTTGGAGAGTTCTAATGGTTCAccaaaattgataatgaatgaAAGTGGCCTGGTAAATGTCACTGGCAACCAGGTCGACGGAAGTCAAAATGCAGATGATAATAAGATGACTTGTTCACCTATCAAGGAAGCTGAAAATCAATCTGCAGTTCAGGAGAATGATGAGAATCAAAGTGTAAGTGAGAGGCAAGCAGATTTGCCAAGCTCAGTAAGCAATGAATCCTGCATAAAAGTGGATAGTATAAGCAAAACAGAAGCCAGCGATGGAATGATGGACGGATAG
- the LOC18096247 gene encoding receptor-like protein kinase 7, giving the protein MSTAYSSMQHFPSLLLICFLLLFSKIKSDELQILLNLKTSLKKSNTHVFDSWDSNKPICEFTGITCNSDKSVKEIELSGQNLEGVLPLDSICQLQSLDKLSFGYNFLHGTITNYLNNCTKLQYLDLGNNLFTGPFPDISSLSQLQHLYLNQSRFNGGFPWKSLQNMTGLVTLSIGDNTFDRAPFPNEVVKLTKLNWLYMTNCSIEGTIPEEIGNLIELTNLELSSNYLSGEIPSQIVKLRNLWQLELFNNSLTGKLPVGFGNLTKLEKFDASTNNLEGDLSELRFLTNLVSLQLYTNELSGEIPAEFGEFKKLVNVSLYQNQLTGPLPPKLGSWTDFDFIDVSENQLTGSIPPDMCKKGTMTRLLVLQNNLTGEIPAGYANCKTLLRFRVSNNRLSGKVPAGIWGLPEANIIDIEMNQFEGPVTTDIGNAKALGQLLLGNNRLSGELPEEISKATSLVTVQLNDNLFSGKIPNKIGELKQLSSLHLENNMFSGSIPDSLGSCYSLTDVSMAHNSLSGEIPSTLGHLPTLNSLNLSENEISGHIPGSLSSLRLSLLDLSHNRLSGPIPQSLSIEAYNGSFTGNPGLCSRTISSFQRCYPKSSISKEVRTLILCFSVGSMILLASLACFFHLKKREKYHDRSLKEESWDLKSFHVLTFTEDEILDSIKQENLVGKGGSGNVYRVALANGKELAVKHIWTANSTSTKKSRSTTPILGKEARKSKEFDAEVETLSSIRHVNVVKLYCSITSEDSSLLVYEYMPNGSLWDRLHASRKMELDWQTRYEIAVGAAKGLEYLHHGCDRPIIHRDVKSSNILLDELFKPRIADFGLAKMIQANGGKDSTQVIAGTHGYIAPEYGYTYKVNEKSDVYSFGVVLMELVSGKRAIEPEYGDNNDIVDWVSSKLKTKQNVLSIVDSRIPEAFKEDAVNVLRIAILCTARLPAMRPAMRSVVQMLEAAEPCKLVSIAISKDGALNMRKEVRDTEKYNPDQ; this is encoded by the exons ATGTCAACGGCCTATTCTTCCATGCAACACTTCCCTTCTCTGCTTCTTAtctgttttctccttctcttctccaaGATCAAATCCGATGAACTTCAAATACTACTAAACCTTAAAACTTCACTTAAGAAATCAAATACTCATGTATTTGATTCTTGGGATTCAAATAAACCCATATGTGAATTCACAGGAATTACCTGTAATTCAGATAAGTCAGTCAAAGAAATCGAGCTTTCGGGACAGAACTTAGAGGGTGTCCTTCCTCTTGATTCAATATGCCAGCTCCAGTCTTTGGATAAGCTTTCTTTTGGTTACAACTTCTTGCACGGTACCATCACGAATTACTTGAACAACTGCACAAAGTTGCAATATCTCGATCTTGGCAACAATTTGTTCACTGGGCCATTCCCTGACATATCATCTCTCAGTCAATTACAGCACCTGTATTTGAACCAGAGTAGGTTCAATGGCGGTTTTCCATGGAAGTCGCTGCAAAACATGACAGGTCTCGTTACTCTAAGTATCGGGGACAATACATTTGATCGAGCTCCGTTTCCAAATGAAGTTGTCAAGCTAACAAAACTGAATTGGCTTTACATGACGAATTGCAGCATCGAAGGCACAATTCCTGAAGAAATTGGAAATCTTATCGAGCTCACAAACTTGGAGCTTAGTAGCAATTATCTATCCGGAGAGATTCCTTCTCAGATAGTAAAGCTACGAAATCTCTGGCAGCTCGAGCTCTTCAACAACAGCTTGACGGGAAAGTTGCCGGTCGGGTTTGGAAACTTGACAAAGCTGGAAAAATTTGATGCGTCGACGAACAATTTAGAAGGTGATTTGTCTGAATTGAGATTTTTGACCAATTTGGTCTCTCTGCAGCTATATACGAACGAGCTTTCTGGTGAAATTCCAGCAGAGTTCGGTGAATTCAAGAAACTTGTGAATGTTTCGTTGTACCAGAACCAGTTAACAGGTCCTCTTCCTCCAAAGCTTGGTTCTTGgactgattttgattttattgatgtGTCCGAGAATCAGTTGACCGGCTCAATTCCGCCAGATATGTGCAAGAAGGGGACTATGACTCGGCTTCTCGTGCTTCAAAACAACTTGACTGGCGAAATTCCGGCTGGCTATGCAAACTGTAAAACGTTATTGAGGTTCAGAGTCAGCAACAACCGACTTTCTGGCAAGGTTCCTGCTGGAATTTGGGGATTGCCCGAGGCGAATATAATTGACATCGAGATGAATCAATTCGAAGGTCCAGTGACCACTGATATTGGAAACGCTAAAGCTCTCGGTCAATTGTTGCTCGGAAACAATCGCTTATCTGGTGAATTACCAGAAGAGATTTCGAAAGCTACGTCATTGGTTACAGTCCAGTTAAATGACAATCTGTTTTCGGgaaaaattccaaataaaattggTGAACTCAAGCAGTTGAGCAGTCTTCATTTGGAAAACAATATGTTCTCTGGTTCAATACCGGATTCATTAGGCTCATGTTATTCTCTCACTGACGTGAGCATGGCTCATAATTCGCTTTCTGGTGAAATCCCATCCACTTTGGGGCATCTACCAACTTTGAATTCTCTAAATTTGTCGGAGAATGAGATTTCAGGTCATATTCCAGGAAGCTTGTCATCTTTGAGACTAAGTCTTCTTGATCTATCCCACAATAGATTATCTGGTCCAATACCTCAATCTTTATCAATTGAAGCTTACAATGGTAGCTTCACTGGAAATCCTGGTCTCTGTAGCCGGACAATTAGCTCTTTTCAGCGATGCTACCCTAAATCCAGTATCTCCAAGGAGGTCCGTACGCTCATCCTTTGCTTTTCTGTGGGTTCAATGATTTTGCTTGCTTCACTCGCATGCTTCTTCCActtgaagaagagagaaaagtatcATGACCGCTCGTTGAAGGAAGAATCTTGGGACTTGAAATCTTTCCATGTGTTAACCTTCACCGAGGATGAGATTCTTGATTCAATTAAACAAGAGAATCTGGTAGGAAAAGGAGGGTCCGGCAACGTGTACAGAGTGGCCCTCGCCAATGGCAAAGAACTAGCAGTGAAGCATATTTGGACTGCAAATTCTACTAGCACTAAGAAGAGCAGGAGCACTACACCAATTTTGGGAAAAGAGGCAAGAAAATCTAAGGAATTTGATGCAGAGGTGGAGACCTTGAGCTCAATTAGGCATGTCAACGTGGTGAAGTTGTATTGCAGCATTACCAGTGAGGATTCAAGCCTTTTGGTCTATGAGTATATGCCAAATGGGAGCTTATGGGACCGATTGCATGCATCAAGGAAGATGGAGCTTGATTGGCAGACGAGGTACGAGATTGCTGTGGGGGCAGCTAAGGGTTTGGAGTATCTACATCATGGGTGTGATAGACCCATAATTCACCGCGATGTGAAGTCTAGCAACATTTTATTGGATGAGTTATTCAAGCCTAGAATTGCTGATTTTGGACTTGCTAAGATGATTCAAGCCAATGGTGGCAAGGACTCCACCCAAGTCATTGCAGGAACCCATGGTTATATAGCTCCTG aatATGGGTATACATACAAAGTGAACGAGAAGAGTGATGTTTATAGCTTTGGCGTGGTGTTAATGGAGCTGGTGAGTGGAAAGAGGGCAATAGAGCCAGAATATGGAGATAACAACGACATAGTAGATTGGGTCAGCAGCAAATTGAAGACTAAACAGAATGTGTTGAGTATAGTGGACTCAAGAATTCCAGAAGCTTTCAAGGAAGACGCTGTCAACGTGTTGAGAATTGCAATTCTCTGCACTGCAAGGCTTCCAGCAATGAGACCAGCCATGAGAAGTGTAGTCCAAATGTTGGAAGCAGCTGAGCCGTGCAAGCTGGTGAGCATTGCGATCAGTAAAGATGGTGCTCTTAACATGAGAAAGGAAGTGAGAGATACGGAGAAGTACAACCCAGATCAGTAA